AACAAAGCAAGATGTTCCAGACACACTTTGTGTATGTTTGCATTCTCGAAGATTTCAAGGGTTTTTTGCTCCTGCTTCCCAGACCGGAAAAGGGGAAGTTTCTAAAGTGAAGGCGCCCCTGTGGGTCGGAGTGGATGGGACCGGGGTCTGTGCGTTGGGGTGCCACGGCTGGCAATGGTGGAACTGGGTGAGCAGACCTGTATTTGGCCCCGTTCACGTGGGCTCCTGGGGAAGGGGTCTCCCCGAGTCCACGTTCCTCTGCTGTGCGGAGCTCCCCAAGGACGTCCGGGGCTGCAGCCTCTGCGGTCACGTGGTTCTGACCCCCTGCAGGGGGCTGTGGGTTTCTAGAACGCTGTTGCCAATGTTGGTACGCACTGGGCTGTGGCCTCATGAGCCGCTCTCGCTCCTGCTCCGTCCTCAGTGACTGTCCTCTCCCCGTGGCTCTTCCTGGGGCCCCTTTGGCTGGCGTGCAGCCCCACAGGCGATGGGGCAGGGACGGGCTTGCTGTGTGCAACTGCTGACCAGAGCGTCCCAGCTTGGTTGCCCGGCTTCGCTGACGGTGTCCACACCCCAAGGCTTCTGTCTTGAGTCCGCAGCAGGCGCCGAGGCTCTTGGGAGTATCACCTGCTGGGGCTCCTGCCCCGGCCCCGCTGCCCCAGCCGGGTCGCCTCTCTCCTGAACCAGCACCGAGATGCTTTCTCGTGTGTCCCTGGGAGTCACCTGTCCAGGGACAAGTGCCATTGGTGGCTCTGTCTGGCCTGGTCCTGGGATTGCCTCCTCAGGCTTGACTCCCAGGGCCTCTGCTGGCACCAGATGGGGTTTTTATTTGACAAACAAGAACGAGATTGTTCCTGGAAGCAGGGGCAAGTGTGTCCTGAGGCTCTGGCTCCCATGGACCCAGTGGGGCCCTTGTAAGAGGCCTTCCCAGACGTCCCCGCCCTGGCTGCAGACAGAAGCCGCCCCGGGAGGGAGCCGGAGGGAGCCGAGCTGAAGGCCCAGAGGGGGCCCAGGGTCCGAAGGCCTCGCCTGCAGGAATGGGGGAGCCGTGGGGGAGCCCCCTGAGCTGCTCGGTGCCACCCAGTTGCTGTTCTTACCCGTGGTTTGAACGAATCCTGGATCCAGAACCTGCGTTTTGACTTGGAGTTGGGCCAGGTCCTCCCTGAGTGACACCAGGCCCTCGGGAGCTGGGTCCCTGCAGTGGGACAAAGAGGGACCAGAAGGACGTGCGTGCTGGCGCACGGCTCCCtcagcccagccccctcccccagtgaGAGAGGCGGCTGGGGACCCGGTGGTGGCTGAGGGGACAGTCTACAGAGCCAGCAGCCTGGGTTCCCTTCCTGCGCGGCCACCTTGGGAACTGCTCGACCCGGGTTAACGGGGGAGGGTTGTCTCTGTGGGgacagtgcctagaatagtgcctgtgTTCATCATTGTGACCTTGAGCTTTGATTTCCTCATCCACATGCTTCAAGGGTTACTtaggagattaaatgagatgctaaCGGTGAGGTGCTccgcacggtgcctggcacatggctgaACTcgataaaaatcattttattattcGTTTACTGAGGCCAGTTTGCTGGCCTTTGGCATGAGATATGCCTCCTGCAAGCTTCCCGGTGCCAGCAATTCCAACTGTGTCTCCAGAGCCCGCTAGAGCCTTTCCACCCCTCGGCCTTGTCCCCCGCCGCCCTCCGGAGGGTCAGGCCCCTCGCTGTGAGGTGGCTCCCCGGGCCTGGGCTTGGATTTTTCCAGCACAGAAGGAGCAGCAGGGGTCTGAATGCCCGTGAAACTGTTTAGTCACCCACCCTCACGGGTCTGGGAAGCGTGTCTCTGCCCGCCCTCTGCTGTCTTTGCAAACCCTCCAGCTCCCTCCCCCAGAGCCCCCCTGGGCATATCTGGGGGTGTCATAGACCCACCGTTACTGCTGTTGTCCTGCTTTGCTGCTCCCTGCCCCCCATCCGTGGCCACTCAGAGGTCGAGTGGGAAGTCAGATAAACAGATCCCCAAGGCGGTCGCCACCTGCCCCACTCCGCCCCCCCCCAGGACCCTCTTTCTCCGGCTCTGGCTCTTCCATCTCGGCACCCAGGCCCCTAATCAATCCATTCCACTCGAAGTTTCTTTCTCCCAGAAGGCTCTCTCCATGGCAATTGATCCCGCCCGTCGTGAGGGATTATGCTTGCTGTTGTCAGAACTGCCCCTGTACCAGGGCGGAAGGAAGCCTTTTTCAGGCTGGCAAGCTAGAGAGAACCCACACGATGGTCCCCGGTGCCCCTCtgactccccctcctcctccagtcTTCCTGCAGTCGCTCGTTGGGCTGGTGTGAGGATGCCACGCTTGTGTAGACGGAAGCAGATGTTGCAGTCAGAGCTGCAGCTGGACTGTAAACCCAGGAGCTAAGCCATGTCAGAATCGCCCAGCACAGGTTCCAGGGCTGAGGATAGGAGCCCCAGTGCTCTCCCCACATCTGCGGCCCACTCAGGACGCACAGGGGAGGGACGGGCATCCCTGGGGCCTGCCGTCCCCTCCTGGGACGGGGCTTGGCTGCTGCGCCTGGCAGGAAAAGCAGGCTTGTGCAGTGTCCACAGACCCGCCTCTGTGTGAGAACTGTGCCTCCTTGTGAGGCCTCCCGGTCCACACATCTGCCGCCTGCACACAGCAGGGCCCGTGTTCCCGCCGGGAGGGACCCTGTTCCTACAGCCGGCGCGGGGAGCGGGCGGCACTGGTTGGGCGGAGGGGGCCAGACAGACTCCCGTGTGCCTGAGTCACCACTTCTCTCTGGGGCCCGGGAGCCTCTGAAGACCTtccgtgtgccaggcaccgtttAGGGGCTGGGGCCACAGCAGCCCCAGAGAGGCAGAACCACTCCCCCCGTGGCGTAGACATGGGCTGGGATTGGGGGGAGGATAATAGACGAATAAGGAAGACACTGTCAGGGGTGCTGACCACATGGAGAAGCATAAATCGGGAGATTTAAATAGAGTGGCAGCAGGAAGGGGACAGGTGAGCAGATCCcccagaggggaggggcaggcactCTTTCTGGGGGTCCAGGGCCCAGCCATGAGGGTGCTCCGTATACATTTGGACCGATAGTGAAGTAAAAGCCTGTGCCCAGCGGCCTCTGGGGAAGGCTCCGCGGTGGCAATGCTCACCCTGGGCCGCCGGCCCCACCAGCCCCGCCAGCCCATCCCTTCAGGGCGTGTCTGCTTCCGCTCTCCAGCTGCaggccctggggggagggggtcagcACGCCCCTCGTGGGCGTCTGCGGAGGACAGAGCACTTGCTGGGACTGCGGGTGGCATCTTTGCATCCCCGGCCTCCTGGGCAGCTTGCTCTGCCTGTGTGACTTTGGCTCTGCTCTGTTCTTGCCTGGGATCTTCTGAACAGGGGGCAGTCGTCAGAGCCAGCTCAGGTGTCAGGGCAGCTGGGGGACAGGGTTACACACCCCCTGTCAGGGAGACAGGCACTCCCGGCTTATGGGCTGGTGTCTCTTCCCAGCTCTGTACCTGTACTGGAGGGGGGTGCCTGGGAGCTGGATAGCAGAATCGTTCAGGACACAGCTAGACCTGCCTTTGCCCTTATTAGCTGTACGGACGAGATACCCcgactccctgagcctcagtttcctcatcaggaaaGTGGGGGCATGCCCACTTGCTGGGGTTGTTGCTGGCAGCGTGTTGCCTGTGCCTGGCGCAGGGGAGAAGCGCCCGGGAATGGCTGGTTGTCGATCGTTGTCCTCGTCGCTGCTGCTGTGGGCAGAGTTCTGCCTGGCGGGGCGTGATGTTCGCGGGGCCGGGAACGGTACACTCGGGGTCCGGCCTCTCTCACGGTGATGCCTGTGGAGGGAAGGCAGGCGCTGGGGCCTCGGGGAGGCCGAGTTGGCAGAGGATCAGCCAACACAGAACAGATGGTGAGGGAGCCCTCGTGTCTGGCTCGCTGAGGCTTTGAGTGTAAGAGGAGCCAGAGCCTGTCTGCGTTCCTCCCAGGACCCCGGTACTGCGAGGCCAGAGCCactcccccagcccagccttgAAGCTGGGAGAGTCGTCCGTGTCCCAGGGGCCCGCTGTGCTGTGTGCTGCAGACCCGCTCTCCCCGAGCCCCGGGGAATGGCCACAATGGGCGCTGTGTGTGAAAGGAGGTCAGCCAGCCTTGCTGGGGTGGGTGCGAGGGGCTagcccagcccccagcagctCCTAGGTCCGTGAGCCTGAACAGAAAGCACGGCCATGGCTCTCAGGGGGTTGCTTTTCTTACAGAGGAAATCTCACTGCTTTGCAAAGCAGGACCACAGTAGGGTCACAATAGACCGTAGATGAGAGAAGTCGCCTCCTTGCCCGGCAGGGACAGTTAATattgttcccaggccagagttgGAGAGCACAGTGGCCTCtgggttaaaaagaaagaaagctcctGCTGCCTCTTGGGGCTCTCTCTCCGCCCTGTCCCGCTCCCGCCACTGCTGGGCCTGCTGTGGACAAGTCCATGCAGGGCCGGGCTGCAGGGTGAGCGCACAGTTTGCCCTGCTCAGCGAGCTCCCTGGACGGCCTGGGGCAGTGTGGGCCCTGGTGGAGGACCTGTGGGAGACTTGGGGGAATCGGCTGACCTGGAGAGGAGTCTGCACTGGTCAGGGACCTCATCCCGTCCCTCCCACCAACGGCACTGGCAGCTCTTCTCATTCGGTCCGCAAGCACGGATGCCCCCAGCTCGGGGCTGGGTGGGTGGACAGAGGCTTACAAGACCTGCCGCCAGGTAGAGAATTAAAACATATCCATAAGTAAACCCAGGGCTGGCGGTGGTTCCTGGGTGAGTGGGATGGGGGTGACAGTAAGTGCCCTGAGCCTGTGTGAGGGAGCAGTCACATCCAGGAAGACTTCTCGGAAGAGGCGGCGTTGAACTAAGGGGGACGAGACAAGACTCCagcaggtggaggtgggaggggacctGCATCAAGGATGAGTTTGCCGCTTGCTCAGGGCCTGAGTGGTAGCAGCATGTGTGCTAAGcgggtcccccttcctgccacCCCTGGCGGGGCCGCGGTCGCTGTTTGTGTCggtgggggtgggagctgagTCAGGATTCGCCCTTACCCAGGAGGCATGTAGACAGGCGATGGGACCTGGTTTATCCTGGTTTTCCACGAAGTGGCTGTGAGGCCTCATGTCTCCAGGCCGTGCCCCGTGGTAAAGTAGGGGTGACGTGCATGTTTTGGTGGAGTGCAAGAGGGCTCAAGCCACAGCAGCCTCTCCCAGAGGAGAGACCCGATGGAGGATGTCCTTTGGGGACTGGCGGCTCCCCTGGGGCCCAGGGGCTACGCCTTCTGGGGAAAACGAATCACACGCAGCTTTCAGACCAGAGTTGCTCTCCTGCAGCACGAGCCGACTTTTGTCCTTACCTCCCAGGCCTCTGGAAGCTCTGTGTGGTTGTGGCATCGGGTATTAGCTGTAGTTTGAGCTGCACATGTCACGTGAAGAAGAGTCTTGAGTGGTCTGGTTTGCTTAGGTTAGagaatttctatttttcccttATCTCTACTCTCGCCTTTAACCGGCTGGAAGGATCGGTCCCGCCTGTGTGTCGCCCCTTCCCCCTTTGGGTGGTCTGTCCCGGGAAGCCTGCCGGGTGGGTTTCTGACCTCTGCCTCCTCTGTTCCCTCCCAGGCCATCAGCATCAGCAAAGCCATCAACACCCAGGAGGCTCCCGTGAAGGAGAAGCATGCCCGGCGTATCCTCCCGGCCGCCGGCCGGCCTCCGTCCCTCTGGGCCCCAGGGGAGGCGGGGAGTGTGAGGAGGACGTGGGGGAAATGAATTAGGGGAGCCGTGGGCGTGGCAGATGGCCTGATGAGGGGTGTCCCCCTGTGGCCTTGGGCCAGCCTCGCTCAGCTCCTTCCAGACTCAGTCCCATCTCAGGAAGGCCACCTATTGTCTTAGGCCATTGGGCCCAGCTAAATTCGTGGGACATGACCTTGCCCTTTCTCTTGCTTGGCTGAGAGCGGTAGCTCTTGGTGAGCTGTGGCCGACGcggagggaggggtgtggggaggggggagggcggcCTTCCACCCGCGTCTCTGCGCTCAGTCACCTGTTCAGCTGCACCTGCTGAGCACCCGACCTCCCCCACGCTTGAGTCCCTGCTGCGTGCACTTGGCCTTGACCCTGGTAGGCATCATCATGGGCACTCACCACGAGAAGGGGGCCTTCACCTTCTGGTCCTACGCCATCGGGCTGCCTCTTCCCAGCAGCTCCATCCTCAGCTGGAAGCTCTGCCACGTCCTCCACAAGGTCCTTCGAGACGGGCACCCCAACGTGAGTAGCCGCTGGTCCGGGGGCCCGGGCCCTCCGTCTGCCGCCTCTTGAACACCCCAGGGAGGCACAGAGCCGCATCCTTTGAAATGAGGGCTGTCCCAGCGTCTGTGTCCCTCAGCTCAGGGCTGGCCCGCCCTGCCTGCTGCCCGCACCCCGTACATGGGAGCAAGTGTCGGGACCGCCCCCCGCCGACGAAGGCTCTGGCCCCTTCATCCTCCCTCCTCGTCTCCCCCTCTGGGCAGGTGCTGCACGACTGCCAGCGGTACCGGAGCAACATTCGGGAGATCGGAGACTTGTGGGTAGGTGCGGGGAGCAGGCACGGTGGCCTTAGCGCCTCGCCAGCAACACCACCCGGAAAGTCCACCGCCGTCCTGCTTGGCACACAGGGCCGAGGGGGGAACAGAGCACCTGCAGTGGTGCCCCCATCCTCCTCGTCCCAGCAGAGTTAGAGCCATGTTCAGTGGGGCCGTGGCAGCGGGCGATGAGCATCCGTAAATGAAATTGAGCCTTGCTTTTAAGGCCTGGCGCAGCAAGTCCCAAACACACCCCTCACGGGCCCTCCGGCTCCAGAAATCAGCAGCCCTTCAGTCCCTGTGAGTTCACTACCCCACCCTGAGTCTGGGTAAGTGGTGCAGACTCTGGGCCCCCAAGACCGGCAGCTCTTGAATCTTGGAAGTCTGCATTTTCAGCAGGCTCTCCAGAAGTGTCTCCTCCACAGTGAAGTCTCAGAGCCCCAGGAGCTTGTATTCTAGATCCACTCCACGACCCTCAGGAATTAGGGGCGTCCCCTGGGTGGAGAGAGGGCTTCTGGCCTTATCTGTCCTCTGGGAGCACTGCTGGGGCCCCAGCAGCCAGGGCGGGGGCCGGGTGGCCTCTGGGAACTGACCGGCTTGCAGAGGAGACACCCCTTGAAGTAAGGAAGGTGGCATTCCTGGTGCCATCTGCAGATGTGGGCCCAGCGGGCGTGGCCGCAGGGGACGTGGTGTCTGGAGGCGGCTGCGGGGAGGATGTGTTCACGTGCCCGTCGGAACGTACCTCCCCAGCCACCACCAGCATTTCGGTAGAGTGTCCCACCTCAGAACTGTCCTCTTGCCCTGGACGAGGAGCTCTCTTGTCACGAGAGTCTCTCTGGCAAGAGTGAGAAGAAGAGAGCGATAGGCAGAGAGGGGGCTGGCAGAGGCTCTTGGGAAAGAAGGTTGGCCACCTCTGGTGGGTTGAGCAgtggttgttgaatgaataagtgacagCGTGGGAGGGTGAAGGATTGACACCCTGCTCATCATCTTGCATCTTCCGGCCTCACCTTCCTTGTTTGCCCCGCGGGGTTCCTGGGCGAGCTCATGGGCAGTGTGTCCTTACCCAGGGCCCTTTCTCCACAGGGCCATTTGCATGACCGATATGGGCAGCTGGTGAATATTTACACCAAACTCTTGCTGACCAAGATCTCCTTCCACCTCAAGGTAGTTTCCTCGGGGGAATCGTGGGGCTGGTGGGACCCTGGGCTCTTCCCTCCAAGATGTCTCAGAGGGTGGGATCTGTCCTGTCCCCACCTGAACCAAGGGGAAGCTTGGGACAGACGGCAGGGAAGTCAAAAGGCCCGGAGGCATTTCCCAGCGTGGGAGGTGGTCTCAGCCCTGCCCTCAGCTCCGGATGGACGTCCCATCCTCTATGTCTTGGTCTCTGTAGTCACTGCCCGGGGCAGATGGTGGCTCCACAGGCTAGGGGGCTTCTCTGGCCCCTTACCCTCCCTCAAAAGCTAGAAGCGGTGCTGggccagagctgagagaggctgcGGTTGAGTGGGGGTGTCCTCTCCGCAGCACCCCGAGTTCCCTGCGGGCCTGGAGGTGACAGACGAGGTGTTGGAGAAGGCAGCTGGGACCGACGTCAACAACATGTGAGTCCGCCGGTTTCCCGTCTGTTCCTGCGGCGTTCCTCACCCAGGTTCCCACTGGGGGCCGTGCTCTGTCTGGGGCTGGAGGTCGTCACGTGCCTAGCAGCTGTGGCTAAAGCTAAAGGGATGGGGCTTACTTGGAGCTGGGCATTTCGGCTGAAGGACTGCCGTCTGTGCATCCGTGCAAAGGCGTGTGCATGCGCTGTGCTCCCTCTCCCGCCTGGGGGTCCTCGCAGGGCCATGCCCCGCACCCCTCCCGctcatctctccctccttcccccgtAGCTTCCAGCTTACCGTGGAGATGTTCGATTACATGGACGGTGAGCTGAAGCTCTCTGAATCAGGTGAGCCGGCCGGGGGGGGGGTGACCCGGGCCTGCTGCCTCTGGGGGCCAGCCATTCTTGGACACACCTGCCCCCTGGGGACCACACTCCCACCAGGAGCAGGTCACGGGGCCTCCAGGTGCCCCCAAAGCATGGGAAGGAGAGGCCTTTACCGCCCCTGCAGGACGCCAGGCACGTCCAGGGAACAGTCTCGGCCGAAGGAAACCCACTCTGGCACCAAGGCGCAGGGTGGGGTTGCCGGggggggagcggggtggggggggagccaGGAGCCACCTCTTCAGGTTCCCGATCCACCTCCCAGCTGAGCCTGCCCTGAGGCAGTTGGTTTCAGCCTTCTTGCCCATTCTCTGCTGTAAAAGGCCTCTGAGTCAGGTCAGATTTCCCAGCCCAGGAACGCGGCAGCCGTTGAAAAGGAAATCTCAGGGGGCTCACCCTTCTGGGGTTGCGGAGGTGATTGTTTTCAGTGGCAGCTTCAGAACAACTTGTGGGTGACTCGACGCTCTCGCTCTCCACGGGAGAGTGAGAGGCAAATGCCTTTTTAATGGAAAACCAGGAATGAGGAAGAGGTGTCTGGGCAGCCTCCTGGCGCCGGGGCTGGACCCTGAGGCTGGGTGAGTCTGGGGCAGCTGTGCTGCAGAGATGGGCCTCTCCCCAGTCGCCAGGACAGGAGGCGGAGAAAGGCCACAGCCAGCGCCCACACCCCCTGTGCCAGCGTCTCCCTGAGAGTGTGAGGGGGAGTGGGCGTTCCCCGCCCCAAGGTTTGTAACAGCCGCAAATGGGAAATGTCCTGAATGCCCTTCAGATGAGAAATGGCtgcattgtgttttttttttttgtttttttttttttaattctttttttttttttttttaatttgttgtattttatttatttatttatttttggctgtgttgggtcttcgtttctgtgcgagggctttctctagttgcggcaagcggggagccactcttcatcgcggtgcgcgggcctctcactatcgcggcctctcttgttgcggagcacaggctccagacgcgcaggctcagtaattgtggctcacgggcctagttgctccgcggcatgtgggatcttcccagatcagagctcgaacccgtgtcccctgcattggcaggcagattctcaaccactgtgccaccagggaagcccgcattgTGTTTTAAAACGCAAAATAGTATTCTGTGTGTATTTTAATTGTTTACAAGGAAAATGGACTTGACGTGACATGTAATTAAGTTTTAAGCGGGTGAGGGACAGCACTTAGCGCCTTCCTCCTGGTCCCTTCCCTCCCAGGCGTCCTTGTGTCACTGTGGAGGTTTGCAGATCGCCCCACCCCAGGCAAGGTGAGAGTAGGCCCGGGTTGGGGGCCACCCATCTGGAACAGGGTCCCACGTGGGCCGCCCTGGGTGTCACGTGCTCatttctctccctgccccagagAGCAAGCCGGTCGGGGGTGGCAGTATGTCTGTCTCTTTCCCTTCTACTTGGTCCATCGGATGAAAGGCTGATTCTCAGGGTCAGGGGAGATTGACCCCGAGTGCAAGTGAGGTTTTGGGGTCCCCTGGGGTTTGCAGAACCGCGTCCTGAGCCCGCTGCTGTGAGACTGACCAAGCCCGGGCctgtttccacatctgcagaACGAGGCCTTGGGGCTGCACAGCCTTAGGCCTCCGTCCTTCCCTAAGATTCAGAGTGGGCTGGAAGCCCATGGGTACaggactgtctctccagctcCGCGTCCTGGGCCCACTGCCTGGAAGCTCTCCAGAGACCCTGGCCGAGCTGAGCTGCATTTCATTTGCCCCCCACCTTGCCGTCACCTTAGTTTGTGGGAGCGCTGGGCCTTGGTCCTCGGCAGCTTCAGCGCACAGGGTCCTTCCTCGCCTCGAGGAGCATGTTGGTGTCCGAGGGCCTGGGGCAGAGTCCCACTGCCTGGCTGGGACTGGTAAAGCCAGTTACCCAGGCCATTGCCCCGTCTTCAAACCCAGCTCTCTAGGTTGCTGTGACAGTGCCGTGAGATGACGGTCGGGGCCAGCGCTCAGCCGCTGCCCTCACTGTGGCCGTCACTATGCCTGTAAGCAGAGTGGGGTCTGCGCCTGCGTCTCCCGGCTCTGCGTGCTCAGGatcctcccgccccccccccccttttttttttttttttacagttttccgGCAGCTCAACACGGCCATTGCCGTGTCCCAGATGTCCTCGGGCCAGTGCCGCCTGGCCCCCCTCATCCAGGTCATCCAGGACTGCAGCCACCTCTACCACTACACGGTCAAGCTCATGTTCAAGCTGCACTCCTGTGAGTCCCCATGCCCCCAACCCTGCCTGCCTCGGCCCTGAGGGTCAGCTGAAGCCCCAGAGGGCTGTGTTGATAGACTGCATCAGGGATGGGACTCAAGCAGTctttaagatatttattaattaaacttAACAGTAATGAACTCATTACccattaacataaataacatacttgttataaaaagaaaaatcactattttccaaaacaaagatTTAGTGGGAAGAGCCACGTAGTTTTACGTGTTTGCAGTTCTCTTAACTGCCTGGCCTTGGAGGCGGCAGCGGGACCTCACCCGTGCTCGCTGGGCTGGCGGGGAGGACTGGGGGAGGCACGTGGTGGCTCCTTAGTGCTCAGAAAGGGTCTGGGCTGCTGGCCTGGGGTCTGTGAGCTGTTCCAGTGTCAACCTTGGGCAAACTCGAGTGAGAGCGACCTGACAGACCAGCAGAGCCCACGTGCAGTGCGCTGCGGTCAAGGTTCTGGCCATCCCACtcactggttccttccctccctcagtcAAGCGCTGAACTCCTCACAGGGGGTTCTTTGGGCCCTCCTGATGGTGGGTGGGATGCAGCCAGGTGGCAGGTAATCTGTCTAATCTATGACGGTTTCTAGAACatggaggagcagggagggggaagggagggagcggATCTGAAGTCTCAGGCACAGAGCAGTGAGCAAGGAGGAAGTCCCGTTaaacctccctgcccccaggtctCCCAGCGGACACCCTGCAAGGCCACCGGGACCGGTTCCATGAGCAGTTTCACAGGTACCAGCCTGGGCGGGGTTGAGGATGGCTGGGAAAGAAGCTCCTCGGCTCCCGGCGACGTGTGCTGGGGCTACCGGGCTGGGGCCTGGCTCCTCTGACCTCCCGCCTCTGTCCCCGCAGCCTCAGAAACTTCTTCCGCAGAGCCTCTGACATGCTCTACTTCAAGCGGCTCATCCAGATCCCCCGGCTGCCCGAGGTACCTGCGCCCTCCAGAGGCCGCCGCCGGCCTGCAGCCCTGTTctgccctgggctctgggctTGAGGACCGCGGCCGCCTGGCTGGGCCCCGCGTGGGGCCTCGTGTGGGCTGTGGGAGCGGCAGAGAGAGGGCCTTCTGGTGGGGGGAGCGCTGGGTCGCTTTCACCCGCTGCCCCCTCAGGGACCCCCCAACTTCCTGCGGGCCTCGGCGCTGGCCGAGCACATCAAGCCGGTGGTGGTGATCCCCGAGGAGGCCCCTGAGGACGAGGAGCCCGAGAGCCTCATCGAGATCAGCACGGGGCCCCCTGCCGCGGAACCAGTGGTGAGCTGCCACCTTCTCGCTGGGGGCACTGGGGGTGGCTGGGCCTCCCTCCTGGCCTGGGGGACTGGGGGTGGAGGTCACCGTGCTTTGCCGTGGCAGGTGGTGGCTGACCTCTTCGATCAGACATTTGGACCCCCCAATGGCTCCATGAAGGACGACAGGTGAGGGCCTGGGGAGCCCACCATAGTGGGAAACAGCCTTCCGGGAACTGTGATCCCGAAAGATCTCGGCTGGGGACACAGACCTGAGATGCTTAAACCCCGAGGGGGTGCTGATGAGAGGACCAGTGGCCGTGCCCGGGTCCCCTGATCGTCCGGGTAGAGTGAACTTGAACGCGGGGACCACGCGGGCTGGGGAAAACCCCGCCTGACCTCTGTCCCCAGGGACCTCCAGATGGAGACCTTGAAGAGGGAGGTGGAGACGCTCCGCACGGAGCTGGACAAGATCCAGCTGGAGGTGAGGGGCACGGGCGGAGGCGCAGGGGCGGGCGGCTGCCCCGCGCGGGGGACCTACACCCCACCCCTCTCGCCGCCCAGGCGCAGCGGTATATGGCGCAGCTGAAGGGCCAGGTGAACGCGCTGGAGGCCGAGCTGGAGGAGCAGCGGAAGCAGAAGCAGAAGGCGCTGGTGGACAACGAGCAGCTGCGCCACGAGGTGGCCCGACTGCGCGCCGCCCGGCTGGAGGGCGAGCGCGACCGGGGGCTGCGAGAGGAGGCGGAGAGTGCGTGCGCGGGGCGGGGAGTgcgtgggcggggcggggcggcgcgGCGGGACCCGAGGCCGGGCTGGGGGTCACGGCCgcggcctcctcctcccccgcaGAGAAGGCCAGCGCCACCGAGGCGCGCTACAACAAGCTGAAGGAAAAGCACAGCGAGCTCATCAACACGCACGCCGAGCTGCTCCGGAAGGTAGGCCCGGGGGGCGCGGACGGGGGtcggtgggaggtggggggcccCGAGCGCAGCCCAGCCAAGCCTGTCGCGGGTCCCCGCCGGTGCAGAACGCAGACACGGCCAAGCAGCTGACGGTGACACAGCAGAGCCAGGAGGAGGTGGCGCGGGTGAAGGAGCAGCTGGCCTTCCAGGTGGAGCAGGTGAAACGGGAGTCAGAGATGAAGGTGCGTCCCGTGAGCACAGGCCCTGCCTCGTAGACCCCGCAGGCACCCCCTGCAACCCCCGTGCCCCCCAGCTCCACTGCCCCCGTGACGTCCTGTCATCTCCCGTCGTAGTTGGAAGAGCAGAGTGACCAGCTGGAGAAGCTCAAGAGGGAGCTGGAGGCCAAGGCGGGAGAGCTGGTGCGGGCGCAGGAGGCCCTGAGCCGCGCGGAGCAGGTGTGGGCCTTCCCAGGCCGGGCTGCCACTGGAGCGCGGGGTGGTTCAGGGCGGCTCGCCCTGGCCTTGGGGTGTGGCTCTGACCCAGCCCCGGGGGGTACACAGGGAACAGGACCCGCTCCTTGGCCTTCAGTCAGGCTTCAGTCTCTTGGGGCTCTAGGGATGGTCTGTAGAtttgggtggggatgggggcgggcggggcctctGGAAGCCCTGCTCACTGGCCAGGTGTTCACAGAGCGGGTTGGAGCTGAGCTCGAGGCTGGATGCGCTGAGTGCGGAGAAGGACACA
This genomic stretch from Eubalaena glacialis isolate mEubGla1 chromosome 15, mEubGla1.1.hap2.+ XY, whole genome shotgun sequence harbors:
- the HIP1R gene encoding huntingtin-interacting protein 1-related protein isoform X3, translated to MNSIKNVPARVLSRRPGHSLEAEREQFDKTQAISISKAINTQEAPVKEKHARRIIMGTHHEKGAFTFWSYAIGLPLPSSSILSWKLCHVLHKVLRDGHPNVLHDCQRYRSNIREIGDLWGHLHDRYGQLVNIYTKLLLTKISFHLKHPEFPAGLEVTDEVLEKAAGTDVNNIFQLTVEMFDYMDGELKLSESVFRQLNTAIAVSQMSSGQCRLAPLIQVIQDCSHLYHYTVKLMFKLHSCLPADTLQGHRDRFHEQFHSLRNFFRRASDMLYFKRLIQIPRLPEGPPNFLRASALAEHIKPVVVIPEEAPEDEEPESLIEISTGPPAAEPVVVADLFDQTFGPPNGSMKDDRDLQMETLKREVETLRTELDKIQLEAQRYMAQLKGQVNALEAELEEQRKQKQKALVDNEQLRHEVARLRAARLEGERDRGLREEAEKKASATEARYNKLKEKHSELINTHAELLRKNADTAKQLTVTQQSQEEVARVKEQLAFQVEQVKRESEMKLEEQSDQLEKLKRELEAKAGELVRAQEALSRAEQSGLELSSRLDALSAEKDTLSSVVRQRQAELVAAQSLVREKEEALSWEQQRSSRERGELQGRLADKESQEQGLQRRLLDEQFAMLRGTAAEAERILQDAVGKLDDPLHLRCTSSPDYLVSRAQAALDAVSALEKGHAQYLISRAGEAPPGLVPEQQR